From the genome of Candidatus Promineifilum breve, one region includes:
- a CDS encoding right-handed parallel beta-helix repeat-containing protein: MHTKRIVRWSIVLLLLLALPVVAAVLAQGPEQPQVPGCDLIVAHTGNYNYYSINDALNALKAIPQDLPYGYTICLRAGVYNEKVWIQDDNQDQYYQLRGLRLVAEPGSDDDVPTIDGTGIYFRSWYDGLIMIRESGITLEGLEVRNSHGRGIFIYGEDAHLAYNGDEPHPDPDEMQGDAIYDVLLSNLSVHHNWTDGIVANGQDQPEVGLNGYVFEPKVVHRYYPTNIVVRDSVIYDNAQKARAMPVVFEGRRIAGVQDASAWEFINAQLDPWNNPFWQGKYVRDPHGVAAVNGDMSFFPDEDLDAISVMLNGADGLDRMLISAPASQNGSRKIPAAHVTGNGGAELVYDGDDILEYNPATGLWSFYFNGDFLKTESSCSSLTVDGFEVIATGQLLLSFNGCASFTMTSMGATTLYPSDLFLFNGTLGANTSGTFSRYLDRDYTKWSLGTEDNLLDFAFDPSGALVGRIKRKGSDDKEDKELFWFDESGKVWLPYMHMELKYPAVEGQPLTYQFNPMGNGIMAVSIRGTGGNPRLFIGGKVEGTVGLGFTATGSSSAIHNHVYQNYGEGLSSFFNARNVTVRDNVVYDNIHANLYVNDVQSAVVDSNIAYCSNDRRFWQMGENPLGRENGYQPSRGLAIQDETPAKKQEDKLDAASKTQPSSHITIANNIAAGCMNNFYFSKNSGSPGKDAPANDIRVFHNTLVEARGDVVDAYSNVLFTNKINPDADYFVNSLFANNLIAQWPSGKPDHIISTWDKKNDLSFPPPGLEMRNNLYQFAPPANFLSEPGQVIADPLLFNAGGALVAGLVNPDWYNIQPNSPARNSGFLSTVVWTPFDFYGIARQDGQPDIGAYERPAPNDNPSMSLGETVTGTAWSETEPTGTFQVGIEEFRLLRPTLVLIDVLVTGGSPEPPIDEVRLSHDCTWYANDTIASIGSIDINKRGYILYDLPAGDYCISIWPQIWSAESTNADYTLSLSSPLLLSAAAAGLAAGGDVGGIHFYSEDILAYSKMKNGPDQWRMIFDGSDVGITPNVSNIAVDRGNRILLTLRAQQNLPTIGVVGPHDILAFDPERLGPDTAGTLSLVFEGVDQEFTTVGERLDGIDGRVDVGQQEYDLIVSTEGVARGDPWSGPMKHDNEDVFGLIEDWGGSFDWYRFFDVKGIRNAQPAELTAAVSVPGLRERNVFGLAYDDSDGVMYLTIRGSAYIHQHHHVTQTDVFAINYPSYTWGGVIWRGTEHGWNYKIDAIELNGW, translated from the coding sequence ATGCACACCAAGCGTATCGTTAGATGGAGTATCGTGCTGCTCCTGTTGCTGGCGCTGCCGGTGGTGGCGGCGGTGCTGGCCCAGGGGCCGGAGCAACCGCAAGTGCCGGGATGCGATTTAATCGTCGCCCATACCGGCAATTACAACTATTACAGTATCAACGACGCCCTCAACGCCCTCAAGGCGATCCCCCAGGATTTGCCCTACGGCTATACCATCTGCCTGCGCGCTGGCGTCTACAATGAAAAAGTGTGGATCCAGGATGACAACCAGGACCAGTATTATCAGTTAAGGGGCTTAAGGTTGGTCGCCGAGCCGGGCAGCGACGATGACGTGCCGACCATCGACGGCACCGGCATCTACTTTCGCTCCTGGTATGATGGCCTGATCATGATCCGGGAGAGCGGCATCACCCTTGAGGGGCTGGAAGTTAGAAACTCGCACGGCCGCGGCATCTTCATCTATGGCGAGGATGCCCATCTCGCTTACAATGGGGATGAACCCCACCCTGATCCCGATGAAATGCAAGGCGACGCCATCTATGACGTCCTGTTGAGCAATCTGTCGGTTCATCATAACTGGACCGACGGTATTGTGGCCAATGGACAAGATCAGCCGGAAGTTGGGCTTAATGGCTACGTCTTTGAACCCAAAGTAGTTCATCGCTATTACCCCACGAACATCGTCGTGCGCGACAGCGTAATCTATGACAACGCGCAGAAGGCGCGGGCCATGCCGGTTGTCTTTGAGGGGCGGCGCATCGCCGGCGTTCAAGATGCCAGCGCCTGGGAGTTTATCAATGCCCAACTAGACCCGTGGAACAACCCGTTTTGGCAGGGGAAGTACGTTCGCGATCCTCATGGGGTCGCGGCCGTTAACGGCGACATGTCTTTCTTTCCCGATGAAGATTTGGATGCCATTTCCGTTATGCTAAATGGCGCCGACGGGCTGGATCGGATGCTGATCAGCGCGCCGGCCAGCCAGAATGGATCGAGGAAGATCCCCGCTGCCCATGTTACGGGTAACGGGGGGGCGGAGTTGGTTTATGACGGGGATGATATCCTCGAATACAATCCGGCCACGGGGTTGTGGAGCTTTTACTTCAACGGCGACTTTTTGAAGACAGAATCCTCTTGTTCCAGCCTAACCGTCGATGGTTTTGAGGTGATCGCGACCGGGCAACTGCTCCTCTCCTTCAATGGCTGCGCCTCTTTCACCATGACGAGCATGGGAGCTACTACCCTCTATCCTAGCGACTTATTCCTCTTCAATGGGACACTGGGGGCGAACACGAGTGGCACGTTCAGCCGCTACCTGGACCGAGACTACACAAAATGGAGCCTTGGAACAGAGGATAACCTGCTGGATTTCGCTTTTGATCCGTCAGGAGCACTGGTTGGCCGTATCAAGCGGAAGGGTTCCGATGATAAGGAGGATAAGGAACTCTTCTGGTTCGATGAGTCAGGTAAGGTATGGCTCCCTTATATGCACATGGAACTGAAGTACCCCGCCGTCGAGGGCCAGCCGCTCACCTACCAGTTCAATCCGATGGGCAACGGGATCATGGCGGTATCGATTCGGGGCACGGGCGGTAACCCGCGCTTGTTCATCGGCGGCAAGGTCGAGGGGACGGTGGGGTTAGGCTTCACGGCGACCGGCAGTTCGTCGGCCATACACAACCACGTCTACCAGAATTATGGCGAAGGGCTGTCATCGTTCTTCAATGCCCGGAACGTGACCGTCAGGGATAACGTCGTCTACGATAACATCCACGCCAATCTCTACGTGAACGACGTGCAATCGGCCGTAGTCGATTCAAATATCGCCTATTGCTCCAACGACCGGCGTTTCTGGCAGATGGGAGAAAATCCGTTGGGGCGGGAAAATGGCTATCAACCATCACGCGGCCTCGCCATTCAGGATGAAACGCCGGCTAAGAAGCAGGAGGATAAGTTAGACGCAGCTTCCAAGACCCAACCCAGCAGCCACATCACGATCGCCAACAACATCGCTGCCGGCTGCATGAACAACTTCTATTTTTCGAAAAACAGTGGTAGCCCTGGGAAAGACGCACCGGCGAACGATATAAGGGTGTTCCACAATACGCTGGTGGAGGCCCGCGGCGATGTCGTCGACGCGTATTCCAACGTGCTTTTTACCAATAAGATAAACCCAGACGCTGACTATTTTGTGAATAGTCTATTTGCCAATAACCTGATCGCCCAATGGCCGTCTGGTAAGCCCGATCACATTATCTCCACCTGGGACAAGAAAAACGACCTGTCTTTTCCGCCCCCGGGCCTGGAGATGAGGAATAACCTCTATCAGTTCGCTCCGCCGGCTAATTTTCTGTCCGAACCCGGCCAGGTGATCGCCGACCCGCTGCTGTTCAATGCCGGCGGCGCGCTGGTCGCGGGGCTGGTCAATCCAGACTGGTATAATATCCAGCCCAATTCACCGGCGCGAAACAGCGGTTTCTTATCAACCGTGGTCTGGACGCCCTTTGACTTCTATGGCATCGCCCGGCAGGACGGCCAGCCGGACATCGGCGCGTATGAGCGGCCGGCTCCCAACGACAATCCCAGCATGAGTCTGGGGGAAACCGTCACCGGAACCGCCTGGTCAGAGACAGAGCCTACCGGCACTTTTCAGGTGGGCATTGAGGAATTCCGGCTGCTAAGACCCACCCTGGTCCTGATTGACGTACTCGTCACCGGCGGTTCCCCCGAGCCACCGATCGATGAGGTCAGGTTATCCCATGATTGTACGTGGTATGCCAACGACACCATCGCCAGTATCGGATCGATAGACATCAATAAGAGGGGCTATATCCTCTACGACTTGCCGGCCGGGGATTACTGCATTTCCATCTGGCCGCAAATATGGTCGGCTGAGTCGACGAATGCCGATTATACCCTGTCGCTGAGCAGCCCCTTGTTGCTCAGCGCGGCAGCGGCCGGGTTGGCGGCGGGCGGCGACGTGGGCGGTATCCACTTCTACTCCGAAGACATTCTGGCCTACTCCAAAATGAAGAACGGCCCGGATCAGTGGCGGATGATCTTCGACGGGTCGGACGTGGGCATCACCCCCAACGTCAGCAATATCGCCGTTGACCGGGGCAACCGCATCTTGCTGACCTTGCGCGCCCAACAGAACCTGCCCACTATCGGCGTCGTCGGCCCCCACGACATTCTGGCCTTCGACCCCGAGCGGCTGGGGCCGGACACGGCGGGAACGCTTAGCCTGGTATTCGAGGGCGTTGATCAGGAATTCACGACGGTCGGCGAGCGGCTGGACGGCATCGATGGCCGCGTGGACGTTGGCCAACAGGAGTATGACCTCATTGTCAGCACCGAAGGCGTGGCCAGAGGTGACCCATGGTCCGGCCCGATGAAACATGACAATGAAGACGTCTTCGGTCTGATCGAGGACTGGGGCGGCTCATTTGATTGGTATCGGTTCTTCGACGTGAAGGGCATTCGGAATGCCCAGCCCGCGGAGTTGACGGCGGCGGTCAGCGTGCCCGGTTTGCGAGAGCGCAACGTATTTGGCCTGGCCTATGACGACAGCGACGGCGTGATGTACCTGACCATTCGTGGCAGCGCTTATATCCACCAGCATCACCACGTGACCCAGACGGATGTGTTCGCCATCAATTACCCCAGCTACACCTGGGGCGGGGTCATCTGGCGCGGCACCGAGCACGGCTGGAATTACAAGATCGATGCGATTGAGTTGAATGGCTGGTAA
- a CDS encoding Gfo/Idh/MocA family protein — MDKVRWGLLSTAHINRRLIPAIRASARGELLAVGSRSQAAADTYAAEWGIPLAFGSYEALLASDAIDAVYIGLPNHLHAEWTTRALAAGKHVLCEKPFAQTLAEVDRMTAAARDNGRVLAEAFMYRHHPQTKIAGEFVRAGRLGRVQLLRGVFTFRMGSRDNVRLRPEWGGGSLWDVGIYPLSLAQFLLGGPPEWVFGDQWRGPSGVDEAFSGALHYAGGAMAQISSGFGVPYFNHFEALGDEGRLVFTRPFNSLERDDRRLTFIDAAEAAHELPVPEMELYAGEVADMHDAILDGRPSYISLSETRDHVRTVLALYESARRGERVYLEEIS; from the coding sequence ATGGATAAAGTACGCTGGGGCCTGCTCTCCACGGCCCACATCAATCGCCGGCTGATCCCGGCCATTCGCGCCTCGGCGCGGGGCGAGCTGCTGGCCGTGGGCAGCCGCAGCCAGGCCGCGGCCGACACCTACGCCGCCGAGTGGGGCATCCCGTTGGCCTTCGGCAGCTATGAAGCGCTGCTGGCCTCGGACGCCATCGACGCCGTCTACATCGGTCTGCCCAACCATTTGCATGCCGAATGGACAACACGGGCGCTGGCGGCGGGCAAGCACGTGCTGTGCGAGAAGCCGTTTGCCCAGACGCTGGCCGAGGTCGACCGGATGACGGCCGCCGCCCGCGACAACGGCCGGGTGTTGGCCGAGGCGTTCATGTACCGCCACCACCCGCAGACGAAGATCGCCGGCGAGTTCGTGCGCGCCGGGCGGCTGGGGCGCGTTCAGTTGCTGCGCGGCGTCTTCACCTTCCGCATGGGCAGCCGCGACAACGTGCGCCTGCGGCCGGAGTGGGGCGGGGGCAGCCTGTGGGACGTGGGCATCTATCCGCTGAGCCTGGCCCAATTCCTGCTGGGCGGGCCGCCGGAGTGGGTCTTCGGCGACCAGTGGCGGGGGCCGAGCGGCGTGGACGAGGCCTTCAGCGGCGCGCTGCACTATGCCGGCGGGGCCATGGCCCAGATCAGCAGCGGCTTCGGCGTGCCCTATTTCAACCATTTCGAGGCGCTGGGCGACGAGGGGCGGCTGGTATTCACCCGTCCCTTCAACTCCCTGGAGCGCGACGACCGGCGGCTGACCTTCATCGACGCCGCCGAGGCCGCCCACGAACTGCCCGTGCCGGAGATGGAACTCTATGCCGGGGAGGTGGCCGATATGCACGACGCCATCCTCGACGGGCGGCCGAGCTATATTTCGCTCAGCGAGACGCGCGACCATGTGCGGACGGTGTTGGCGCTTTATGAGTCGGCTAGGCGGGGGGAGCGGGTGTATTTAGAAGAGATAAGCTGA
- a CDS encoding DUF7670 domain-containing protein, giving the protein MSSTTRNVLYWSPRILGLLYAVFISLFALDVWGTGAGFWAELAAFIVHLLPTFLILAALIVAWSRPRLGGMLFLLLATGFGLFFGWNEPATLLLMALPPTATGLLFIADECVERVAWRPRM; this is encoded by the coding sequence GTGAGTTCGACAACGCGCAACGTATTGTATTGGTCGCCGCGCATTCTGGGGCTGCTCTATGCCGTGTTCATCAGTCTGTTTGCCCTGGACGTGTGGGGCACGGGGGCGGGGTTTTGGGCGGAGTTGGCCGCGTTCATCGTCCACCTGCTGCCGACCTTCCTCATTCTGGCCGCGCTGATTGTGGCCTGGAGCCGGCCGCGGCTGGGCGGCATGTTGTTTTTGCTGCTGGCGACGGGCTTCGGGCTGTTCTTCGGCTGGAACGAGCCGGCGACGCTGCTGCTGATGGCCCTGCCGCCGACGGCCACGGGGCTGCTGTTCATCGCCGATGAGTGTGTGGAGCGGGTGGCGTGGCGGCCACGGATGTAA
- a CDS encoding Uma2 family endonuclease — protein MTEIIEVIERYEVPELPALDLPEEDGVPLETNWHRAQINLLIDVVTHRWRARRDYFVGGNMFIYYSARQARNREYKGPDFFLVKDVDGTPARGKWVVWEEDGRFPDAIIELMSPSTAAQDLGRKKALYERTFHTPDYFAYDPNDDALYGWRLRDRDYEPLEPDAAGRLWSAELDARLGRWEGDYLGQTATWLRLFDAEGQLLPTHGEAGHTRAAELAAEYARLLDELRRLKGGS, from the coding sequence ATGACCGAGATCATCGAAGTCATCGAACGCTACGAAGTGCCGGAACTGCCGGCGCTCGATCTACCGGAGGAGGACGGCGTCCCCTTGGAAACCAACTGGCATCGGGCGCAGATCAACCTGCTGATCGACGTCGTCACCCATCGCTGGCGCGCGCGGCGCGACTATTTCGTGGGCGGCAATATGTTCATCTACTACAGCGCGCGACAGGCCCGCAACCGGGAGTACAAAGGCCCCGATTTCTTCCTGGTGAAGGACGTGGACGGCACACCGGCGCGCGGCAAGTGGGTCGTGTGGGAAGAGGACGGCCGCTTCCCGGACGCCATCATCGAACTGATGTCCCCCTCCACGGCCGCCCAAGACCTGGGCCGCAAGAAGGCGCTCTATGAACGCACGTTCCACACGCCCGACTACTTCGCCTATGATCCCAACGACGACGCGCTCTACGGCTGGCGGTTGCGCGACCGCGACTACGAACCGCTGGAACCGGACGCCGCCGGCCGCCTGTGGAGCGCCGAACTGGATGCCCGGCTCGGCCGCTGGGAAGGCGACTACCTGGGCCAGACGGCCACCTGGCTGCGGCTGTTCGACGCCGAGGGGCAGCTATTGCCGACGCATGGCGAAGCCGGGCACACCCGCGCCGCCGAACTGGCAGCGGAGTATGCCCGGTTGTTGGACGAATTGCGGCGGCTGAAAGGCGGGAGCTAA
- a CDS encoding antitoxin family protein produces the protein MTEIITAIYENGVLRPLRPLNLKERQRVQVSVVSEPSEDRNEAILRMLSEDGLIEPHASPHTVDPVTQEQRLALAHLLGLAPGKPLSELARS, from the coding sequence ATGACCGAGATCATTACGGCAATTTACGAAAACGGTGTACTGCGCCCCCTCCGCCCCTTGAACTTGAAAGAGCGGCAACGTGTTCAGGTTAGCGTCGTATCGGAACCATCTGAAGATCGAAATGAGGCAATTCTTCGCATGTTGAGTGAGGATGGGCTGATCGAGCCTCATGCGTCGCCTCATACCGTCGATCCTGTTACTCAGGAACAACGGCTGGCACTAGCCCACCTTCTGGGATTAGCGCCTGGTAAGCCGCTATCAGAGTTGGCTCGTAGTTGA
- a CDS encoding head GIN domain-containing protein gives MNKKMTLWLLTALLLAVALAGCNVIDNVPGNGLDGSGVIASQAYDFSDFSEIELSQAFQATITRGDTYSVVVRIDDNLVDRLLVVQDGNRISIGLVQNTLLGQATLEADVTLPALTRLNASGAATAQLNGFAAADDFAAEATGASRIHGDIAAGNLTLRATGASTISLAGEGNVVTAEATGASTIDLEEFAAVDANVVANGASSVTVNLTGRLDATATGASNVLYLGSPTLGNINTTGASTVEQR, from the coding sequence ATGAACAAAAAAATGACCCTATGGCTGCTGACGGCCCTGCTGCTGGCCGTCGCCCTAGCCGGCTGCAACGTCATCGACAACGTGCCCGGCAATGGCCTCGACGGCTCCGGCGTCATCGCCAGTCAGGCGTACGATTTCAGCGACTTCAGCGAGATCGAACTGAGCCAGGCTTTCCAGGCCACCATCACCCGCGGCGACACCTACAGCGTCGTCGTGCGCATTGATGATAACCTCGTCGATCGCCTGCTGGTGGTACAGGATGGCAACCGGATCAGCATCGGGCTGGTGCAGAACACCCTCCTCGGCCAGGCCACGCTGGAGGCCGACGTCACCCTGCCCGCCCTGACCCGCCTGAACGCCAGCGGGGCGGCCACGGCCCAACTGAACGGTTTCGCCGCGGCCGACGACTTCGCCGCCGAGGCCACCGGGGCCAGCCGCATCCACGGCGACATCGCCGCCGGCAACCTGACCCTGCGCGCCACCGGGGCCAGCACCATCTCTCTGGCCGGCGAGGGCAATGTAGTGACCGCCGAAGCCACGGGGGCCAGCACCATCGACCTGGAAGAGTTCGCCGCCGTCGATGCCAACGTCGTCGCCAACGGGGCCAGCAGCGTCACCGTCAACCTGACCGGCCGCCTCGACGCCACAGCCACCGGCGCGTCGAACGTGTTGTATCTGGGCAGCCCAACGCTGGGCAACATCAATACCACCGGCGCGTCCACCGTGGAACAACGCTAA
- a CDS encoding caspase family protein, with product MATSLFSNGYALIIAVNDNRNPAYALPAVGRDATALRDVLVHPRRCAYPPGNVRLLLGSAATRAGIQAGLAWLRERITADQSGNATAILFYSGHGVYSPGDRSYYLLPYDTSAPLAASLLRATDLAAEIEQVQPRRLLVALDCCHAGGMGIKGDDLAAGLGLQKMAAPAEARPIAALMQGQGRAVLSSSTAAESSYIRPDRRMSIFTYHLVEALTGHAQPQGATEVLVSDLMGYVSRAVPGSARAAYNVAQTPVYQMSGENFPVALVLGGAGAGKGQPLPDPLTALPVAPVLQTTIHTGGGAYVSGGAFTAGGDIHLGAKTVGGDAARADKAVPSGNGGAAAAAIGATMTQAAAAIQRAPRGDAAARAELNGLVGALQIELEAAAHDHAAAARTAARRLAEAAAALAEGDGEMIAIRGRALGRAAAALADDRTTIPALAGQITAALARLNE from the coding sequence ATGGCAACATCCCTATTCAGCAACGGCTACGCGCTGATCATCGCCGTCAACGACAACCGCAACCCGGCCTACGCCCTGCCGGCCGTGGGCCGCGACGCCACGGCCTTGCGCGACGTGCTGGTTCACCCGCGGCGCTGCGCCTACCCGCCGGGTAACGTGCGCCTGCTGCTGGGCAGCGCGGCCACGCGGGCAGGCATTCAGGCCGGGCTGGCCTGGCTGCGCGAGCGAATCACGGCTGACCAGAGCGGCAACGCCACGGCCATCCTGTTCTACTCCGGCCACGGCGTCTATAGCCCCGGCGACCGCAGCTACTACCTGCTGCCCTATGACACCAGCGCGCCGCTGGCCGCTTCGCTATTGCGGGCCACCGACCTGGCGGCCGAGATCGAACAGGTGCAGCCGCGCCGCCTGCTGGTGGCCCTCGATTGCTGCCACGCCGGCGGCATGGGCATCAAGGGCGATGACCTGGCGGCCGGGTTGGGGCTGCAAAAGATGGCCGCCCCGGCCGAGGCGCGCCCCATCGCCGCCCTGATGCAGGGTCAGGGTCGGGCCGTGCTCAGTTCGTCGACCGCCGCCGAAAGCTCCTACATCCGCCCCGACCGGCGCATGAGCATCTTCACCTACCATTTGGTGGAGGCCCTGACCGGCCACGCCCAGCCGCAAGGGGCCACCGAGGTGCTGGTCAGCGACCTGATGGGTTACGTCAGCCGTGCCGTGCCCGGCAGCGCCCGCGCCGCCTACAACGTGGCCCAGACGCCGGTCTACCAGATGAGCGGCGAGAATTTCCCGGTGGCCCTGGTGCTGGGCGGGGCGGGGGCGGGCAAGGGGCAGCCGCTGCCCGACCCATTGACCGCGCTGCCGGTCGCGCCGGTCTTGCAGACGACGATCCATACCGGCGGCGGGGCCTACGTCAGCGGCGGCGCGTTCACGGCCGGCGGCGACATCCATCTGGGGGCCAAGACGGTTGGCGGCGACGCGGCGCGGGCCGACAAAGCCGTGCCGTCGGGCAACGGCGGCGCGGCGGCGGCGGCCATCGGCGCCACCATGACCCAGGCGGCGGCGGCCATCCAGCGCGCCCCACGCGGCGACGCGGCGGCGCGGGCCGAGTTGAACGGGCTGGTTGGCGCGCTGCAAATCGAACTGGAAGCGGCGGCCCATGACCACGCAGCCGCGGCCCGGACGGCCGCCCGCCGGCTGGCCGAGGCGGCGGCGGCGCTGGCCGAGGGGGACGGCGAGATGATCGCCATCCGCGGCCGGGCGCTGGGGCGGGCGGCGGCGGCGCTGGCCGATGACCGGACAACCATCCCCGCGCTGGCCGGGCAGATCACGGCGGCCCTGGCGCGGCTGAACGAATAG
- a CDS encoding endonuclease/exonuclease/phosphatase family protein — translation MSLTILSANLLNPLFNTIRVDHRAWLTRLEALAGLVESQAADVVLCQEVGRSRELRVDEWLAGRLGLTAVYERANGRAQGRWGREEGVAILSRYPLSSPVSTLLGGGLWRRPALGAVVAAPWGELAVYTAHLSLRPWRNRRQPGRLRDWVAATAGGRPAIIGGDFNAAAHAPGMAALAGPWRDVWRATHPTVEGFSHELTLFGRVARRRRIDYLFLRAGDPELRIAYCDYHTTAPPFADHRAVVGRFEAGAGE, via the coding sequence ATGTCTCTAACCATCCTCTCGGCCAATCTGCTCAACCCGTTGTTCAACACCATACGGGTCGATCACCGGGCCTGGCTGACGCGGCTGGAGGCGTTGGCCGGGCTGGTCGAGTCTCAGGCGGCCGACGTGGTGCTCTGCCAGGAAGTGGGCCGCAGTCGCGAGCTTCGTGTAGATGAATGGCTGGCCGGGCGGTTGGGCCTGACCGCCGTCTATGAGCGGGCCAACGGTCGGGCCCAGGGGCGGTGGGGGCGCGAGGAAGGCGTGGCGATTCTCAGCCGCTACCCCCTGTCGTCGCCGGTGAGCACCCTGTTGGGCGGCGGGCTGTGGCGGCGGCCGGCGCTGGGAGCGGTGGTCGCCGCGCCGTGGGGCGAGTTGGCCGTCTATACCGCCCACCTGAGCCTGCGGCCGTGGCGCAACCGGCGGCAACCGGGGCGGCTGCGCGACTGGGTGGCGGCCACGGCCGGCGGGCGGCCGGCCATCATCGGCGGCGATTTCAACGCCGCGGCGCACGCGCCGGGGATGGCGGCGTTGGCCGGGCCGTGGCGCGACGTATGGCGGGCGACGCATCCCACCGTAGAGGGATTCTCCCACGAACTCACGCTATTCGGCCGGGTGGCGCGGCGGCGGCGGATCGACTACCTGTTTCTGCGGGCGGGCGATCCAGAACTTCGCATCGCTTATTGTGACTATCATACGACTGCACCGCCGTTCGCCGATCATCGCGCCGTCGTGGGCCGCTTTGAAGCGGGCGCTGGTGAATGA
- a CDS encoding TapB family protein, translating to MKTNITSLPRFYLVITLLLLALAACGGGGETPAEAEIAPTEAAAVDETTAEQPAAAPTDAPAAEPTAPPTAPAATAEPTAEATAAPDNPPAAAFGTGDCGNAFYPVVEGRALTFRSNVMGLGETSYTTIYSDVSDSSFTNTTDLGDGQMMVQTWQCTGEGMLSPEFTQMPGGLEGIEIEFTEASGVSIPSEDTLRNGGSWTTHYVAIANMPDMGAGPMEMEQTIDLENTVVGTEAVTVPAGDFPDAIRVDTAGTMSMIMSTGETAQPATEITIAYTSWYVEGVGVVRQDFSGLFGDTGAGDNLTELVSVE from the coding sequence ATGAAAACCAATATCACTTCTCTTCCGCGTTTCTACCTGGTAATTACGTTGTTGTTGTTGGCCCTGGCGGCCTGCGGCGGCGGCGGCGAGACCCCGGCCGAGGCCGAGATCGCCCCCACCGAAGCCGCGGCGGTCGACGAGACCACAGCCGAACAACCCGCCGCCGCGCCGACCGACGCCCCGGCCGCCGAGCCAACCGCGCCGCCGACCGCTCCTGCGGCCACGGCCGAACCGACCGCCGAAGCCACGGCCGCCCCCGACAATCCACCCGCCGCCGCCTTCGGCACCGGCGATTGCGGCAACGCCTTCTATCCCGTGGTCGAAGGGCGCGCCCTCACCTTTCGCAGCAACGTCATGGGTCTGGGCGAAACGAGCTACACCACCATCTATAGTGACGTGAGCGACTCGTCATTCACCAACACCACCGACCTCGGCGACGGCCAGATGATGGTGCAGACGTGGCAATGCACCGGCGAGGGCATGTTGTCGCCCGAATTCACCCAGATGCCGGGCGGGCTGGAGGGCATCGAGATCGAGTTCACCGAGGCGTCGGGCGTCAGCATCCCGTCCGAGGACACGCTGCGCAATGGCGGCTCGTGGACGACCCACTACGTCGCCATCGCCAACATGCCCGACATGGGCGCGGGGCCGATGGAAATGGAACAGACCATCGATCTGGAGAATACCGTCGTGGGCACTGAGGCCGTCACCGTGCCGGCCGGCGACTTCCCCGACGCCATCCGCGTCGATACGGCCGGGACGATGAGCATGATCATGAGCACCGGCGAAACAGCCCAACCGGCGACCGAGATCACCATCGCCTACACGTCGTGGTACGTCGAGGGTGTCGGCGTGGTGCGCCAGGACTTCAGCGGCCTCTTCGGCGACACCGGCGCGGGGGATAACCTGACCGAACTCGTGTCCGTAGAGTAA